The genomic interval ATGAAACCTATGTCAACGGGGCTGAGGAACCGCAGATCCGTGCATTCGACGTCGTTGTTCCGGAAGGAAAGGTCTGGGTCATGGGCGATAACCGGAATCACTCCGCGGATTCGCGCTCGCACCTGGAATCCAATGGCGGATTCGTCGACCTCGTGGACGTAGAGGGCAAAGCCGCCGTCATCGCATGGCCGCTGAACCGGATCACTGTCCTTGACAATTATCCGGCCGTCTTCCGGAACGTGCCTGCGGGAGGCTAGGGGTGTCCGCAGTGATACCGGCCACCGGGTCCAAGGCTCCAGCCCGCCAGACGGACGGGGTCCGCTCCAAAGCACCGACGCTCCGGCATGAGCGGACGTTCAAAGCGCAGGGCGCCCGTTACCTGGCCGGCGTGGACGAAGTCGGCCGCGGGGCGCTGGCAGGACCGGTGAGCGTCGGGATCGCCGTCGTAGACCTCCATACCCAGAAGCCCCTGTCCGGTGTGCGGGACAGCAAGCTCCTCAGCCCCGCCGAACGGGAACGGCTGGAACCGCTGGTCAGGCGCTGGAGTGTTGCGTCCGCCGTCGGGCACGCTTCCGCCCGGGAGATCGACGCTTTGGGCATCATTGCTGCGCTGCGGCTGGCCGGTACGCGCGCCTGGCAGGACATCCTTGCGGCCGGCATCAGCCCGGATGTGGTGCTGCTCGATGGCAGCCACAACTGGCTCTCGCCCGCCGGGCAGCCTTCCCTGTTTGACGAGCCACCCGTGGATTTCGCGTGCCTTGCCCCGGTCCACACCAAGATCAAGGCGGACATGCAGTGCCTGAGCGTGGCCGCAGCCAGCGTGATTGCGAAAGTGGAACGCGACGAGCAGATGCGCGGCCTGCACAGTGAATACCCCGAGTTTGGCTGGGACGTCAACAAGGGCTACGCCACTGCAATTCACCGGGACGCGCTCCGCGCCGTGGGAGCCACACCGCACCACCGGGTAAGTTGGAACCTCCTGGGCGGTGAACTCTGATTCCGTGCCGCTCCAGTGCCTGCCGTACTGGTGTGGGGCTCATGCGGCGCGCACCGCTGCGACTGCGGCGCCCTGGATGGTGCAAGATGGAAGCATGAGTGCAGAGGATCTTGAAAACTATGAAACCGACATGGAGCTGCAGCTCTACCGTGAATACCGCGATGTTGTCGGGCTCTTCAGTTACGTTGTCGAGACCGAACGCCGCTTTTACCTCGCAAACCACGTTGACCTGCAGGCCCGAAGCGCCGACGGCGAGGTCTACTTCGATCTGACGCTCCAGGATGCCTGGGTGTGGGATGTGTACCGTTCGGCACGGTTCGTGAAGACAGTCCGTGTCCTGACGTTCAAGGATGTCAACGTCGAAGAACTGCCCCGCAACGAGGAACTCGCCCTGCCGAAGGACGCTGACCTCGGCAACTGACGCCGGCCCACTGCTCCTCCACAGCCCCGCTGTATGGGGCGGGTTTCCCGGGTTGCCCACATACGCGAATAGCTGGCTGTCCTCCGCTGTCCTGCCACGGCAGGCTGGTTGCGGAGGTAGAAATGAAATCCAAAGACCTGTTGGGCCGGCGCGGCGAGGAACTCGCGGCCGGCTATCTTGAATCGCTCGGCATGCTGGTGGTGGAACGCAACTGGCGCTGCACCGAAGGTGAAATAGACATTGTGGCCCTGGACGGCGACGCCCTGGTCATCGCAGAGGTGAAAACCCGCCGTTCGCTGGACTACGGGCACCCGTTCGAAGCTGTAGGGCCGGACAAACTCGCCCGGCTGCATCGGCTTGGTTCGGCATGGTGTCGGGACCGGGAGCTGCGGATGCCGCTACGGCGCGTGGACGTCATTGCCGTGGTGGACGACGGCGGCGGCGAACCCCTGGTGGAACACCTCAAGGGGGTGGGGTAGATGGCGCTGGGCCGGGCCTACTCCGTGGCGCTGGTGGGATTGAACGGGTACATCGTCGAGGTAGAAGCCGACATTGGCCAGACCCTGCCGGCATTCGTGATCCTTGGCCTCCCGGACGCCGCCCTCAACGAGGCCAAGGAACGCATACGTTCCGCGGCCAAAAATTCCGGAATCCCGCTGAGCCGGCGGAAGATCACGGCCAACCTCATCCCTGCGTCGCTGCCCAAACGCGGTTCCGGCTTCGACCTTGCCGTGACCATGGCCGTCCTGAGGGCCGCAAATGACATCAAGCCCACCGGCCGGACCGTCTTCATCGCCGAACTCGGGTTGGATGGCCGGCTACGGCCGGTGCGCGGCATCCTGCCGGCAGTGATGGCGTCGGTGCAGGCCGGCTATCCGGACGTGGTGGTCGCGCACGCCAACCTCGGCGAAGCATCGCTGGTCCCCGGAGCCAACGTCAAGGGGTACCGCACGCTGGCGCGGCTGGCGCTCGATTTCGGTGCAGACCCGCAAGAGCTCGCACTGGACTTCGAGCCGGAGGACGAGGCCGGTCACGGGGACTCCGAACCGGGGGCCCAGGCTGTTCCTGACATGGCCGACGTCTCCGGCCAGGGCGAAGCGAGACGTGCACTCGAGGTGGCCGCTGCCGGGGCCCACCACCTGCTCCTGACCGGACCTCCGGGTGCGGGCAAGACCATGCTGGCCGAAAGACTTCCCGGTCTCCTGCCGGACCTTGCCGACAATGAGGCCATGGAAGTCACTGCCATCCATTCCCTCTGCGGCCTTCCCTCATCCGCCGTTCAGCTTGTGCGGCGGCCGCCGTTCGAAA from Pseudarthrobacter sp. SSS035 carries:
- a CDS encoding ribonuclease HII translates to MIPATGSKAPARQTDGVRSKAPTLRHERTFKAQGARYLAGVDEVGRGALAGPVSVGIAVVDLHTQKPLSGVRDSKLLSPAERERLEPLVRRWSVASAVGHASAREIDALGIIAALRLAGTRAWQDILAAGISPDVVLLDGSHNWLSPAGQPSLFDEPPVDFACLAPVHTKIKADMQCLSVAAASVIAKVERDEQMRGLHSEYPEFGWDVNKGYATAIHRDALRAVGATPHHRVSWNLLGGEL
- a CDS encoding DUF2469 domain-containing protein yields the protein MSAEDLENYETDMELQLYREYRDVVGLFSYVVETERRFYLANHVDLQARSADGEVYFDLTLQDAWVWDVYRSARFVKTVRVLTFKDVNVEELPRNEELALPKDADLGN
- a CDS encoding YraN family protein, encoding MKSKDLLGRRGEELAAGYLESLGMLVVERNWRCTEGEIDIVALDGDALVIAEVKTRRSLDYGHPFEAVGPDKLARLHRLGSAWCRDRELRMPLRRVDVIAVVDDGGGEPLVEHLKGVG
- a CDS encoding YifB family Mg chelatase-like AAA ATPase; translation: MALGRAYSVALVGLNGYIVEVEADIGQTLPAFVILGLPDAALNEAKERIRSAAKNSGIPLSRRKITANLIPASLPKRGSGFDLAVTMAVLRAANDIKPTGRTVFIAELGLDGRLRPVRGILPAVMASVQAGYPDVVVAHANLGEASLVPGANVKGYRTLARLALDFGADPQELALDFEPEDEAGHGDSEPGAQAVPDMADVSGQGEARRALEVAAAGAHHLLLTGPPGAGKTMLAERLPGLLPDLADNEAMEVTAIHSLCGLPSSAVQLVRRPPFENPHHSATAAAIIGGGSGLPRPGAASRAHRGVLFLDEAPEYERRVLDALRQPLESGELVIHRSAGTAAYPARFQLVLAANPCPCGKASGKGLDCTCTPMMRRRYVARMSGPLLDRVDIQLQVERVSLADFGQAGAEEDTAAVARRVGDARRCQAERLRPLGMETNSQVPGRILRGALRLPAGATRILDHSLERGVLTARGYDRVLRLAWTLADLSHRDMPDTNDIGQALGLRQAASAAA